A stretch of DNA from Kwoniella mangroviensis CBS 8507 chromosome 1 map unlocalized Ctg01, whole genome shotgun sequence:
CAAATTAAATGCCGGAATAGGAAAAATAATGCGCCAATGGGTGAGAACCGGTCAGGGTTTTTTGACTTCTTTTTGTCACCTCTGATGGAATGCTGATCATCGAGGAACCCGCGCCTCCATAATCCCATCACGCCCGCACGCCATGAACAGAATGATTACGCGATCTTGACATGTCGAATGTCGAGCTCGAGTATCCTTACATGGCACTGCGCAAGTTATCCTGTATGCAAGCTGTCTGTCCGAGTTTCTTGAGTCCCAAGTAATTCTGATGAAGCTCGAGCGAGTGTAGATTTTTGGTGATCTGGGTCTGGCTGCGGGACACATGTGCATGATCGTCAGAAAAAAGGGCAACGCGGGATTCGGGATGAAAGGCtattttcttcttgttgttcgGTTCGGCATTTGTTGACATTAGTTAACCAAGAGCAATCAAGAGCATATGCATGAAGCCACGCCTACTCTCTCGACTTACAGGGGCTTTACCCGATCTCATAGAGGTTATTGAATAAATTCAAACAATATGCTCATAATGCAACATCCTCTATCCATTATATGTGCGTTGTATCTCATACGGTTTACTTCTTCAGAGTCCTCTGTTTCTCAGCAAACTCCACAATCTTTTTCTCCACAaacatccctttcctctttcttacACCATCCACATACCCTTTAGCCACATTGGCTCTATCTGCTTTCTCACCaagatcttccaactcttcttgGGTGGTTGGTACCCAGAATGGATCTTGGTCCAGCGTTTCGAATCCCGAGAAAATCAATTGAGGCGATGCTGCTCCCGATGTACGTTTACGGATTTCTATATCATCCACATAAGCATCTTAGCACAGATCTTTTACGACTTCCATCCCGAGACCGAATCGATAATGTCGTATGGGAAACGAAATGTTGGTCAACTTACCATCTGCGAAACCGAAACTTTCCACTACAGGTAACATCGCTCTAAtcgtgaagaaggaagtaccctctttcatctcttcggaCACTAtcctacctcttcttctagCTACTACCGCGTAAACTTTACCGAGTACGTCGGCTGCAAAGAAATTCCGCTTGATCAGCACACGATCTGTACCATCCACCACAATAACAACCATGACGATATGAGCTCGTAGCATTACTCACTTGAAGCTTGGATGTCACAAGTATACATCGCCAACTTGATTCTAGGCGACCAATCCAACATGCCCGCTCTACATGCATCCCTAATTGAAGAGATCAATGCCCCTGTGACAGCTGCCGTTCGCCCTTTGCCTTTGTCATGACGTCAGCCTTCTGCTGTATATCCCATGCGAGACCGCCcagctgtactcaccttgctcAGATTCGAATTCCTCTTTGTTCAACTCTACATTCTCCACGACCCATGCCATACCAACGACAGGTTCGGAACATAGCGGTCCTTGGAAAGTAGCCATTTGGAATCCAGCTTCGATAGAATTCTCGAAGtccctcaacaacctcaGCTCGGCTCGAGCACTATCATCCGTTTCGTTTGCAGAGGCGATAGAAGCTAGTTGGTCCTGAGCCAGAGCATTATCGGCAGTTTGTAAAGCTGCATCGGCAGATTGACCTTTTGCTCGAGCATCGGCGAAGAGCTTCTCTTTACCTCTCAGACTGACGATCAACTCTCTTCAGCGGTGCCCCACAATTATAGCGaaagggtgaagatgggtgTACTTACCGAAGTTGGCTTTTCCCCGCTGGATCTAACAGGATGTTCGCACCCATCCTCTTCGGCCCAAACGACCAGATCCTATCAGCCGCGTCTGCCCAATCACCTCCTGCTTTGTTCATCAACTCCTCCAGTTCACTCCAGAATTGCTCAGGGGTCAGCATCCGACTCTGTTCagcacctccttctcctgcatccctttcctcctggtcctcctcattctcattcgacTGATCGCGTTTCTGTACTAACATAGAACCGACAGTACTGAtgtgagaaaggaggaaCTCTATTATTGCtggtggtagaggtaaaGCGCGTATAGTGAAGGTGACCAATCCATTGAGGATTGATCCGTTGACCGTACCTCTCGGCGCACCTGCCGTTTTCGGTGGTAACATATCTGAAAGTGAGGTCCAGAAAGGTAAGCTACCCTGACTGCAGCCTGTCCAGGTATAGAAGCTTACCTGGCGCTTTGACTGCTGATTCTCTGAAGGGAACAATCACAGCAGATTGTTGTATTGGGCATTTCGCGAATCGCTCCTGCAGGTCTTTTATGCACCGCTATAAAGTTTCtcatgagctgatattccCCACGTGATTAATTCTCGGCTTACCTGTAGATGAATTTCACCTgcggtgatgatgacatgttcaCCTGTCTCTTGCACGAGGTATTCCGCGCATGGATCCGCTTGATTGAGAATTTGCAGTCCTTTGATAAGTTTAGGCATGTCACCTGAAAAAAATGTGTAAGCTGTTAATCCATGATTGGAAAAAGGATACCTCACTTGGATTTTCAGGTTCGAGGGCAACTCGGACGATTGGAGCAGACTGTGTAGATTATGTTCAGTACTGAGAATATACTGGGTAAGAAAATGACAAGCTTACCAGTAGATTAACACCAGCTAAATTGACTAGCTCCGTATCTTCCTTCAGATCTTCCACTCCTTGTGCGTTCGGTGCCCACAACGTGGCACTTCTCGGTACGACCCTCTCCAATCCGCCAATCGCACAAACATGACCTGCAGGTACTTCTTCTACCGAGACCAACTCTCTgcccatcatcatatataAATCTCTCGCCTCTACCTTGAAGATATGTTTAGCATTTCTAGGGTGAGTCGGGCCAAGCTCATTCTCGTATTTTGGTAATGTGACTATAAGAGGAGTATTTCTCCTCAATACACCTGAGAAAATCCTTGAGAAACCTAATAGCACTTCGGAGGATTCATCTATCGGTATCAACGGGGTTTCTGTTCCTTTATCAATCAGAGATATCGCATCTAAAGGTTTCATGAGGTCTTCGCCGCCATTTTCAGGTAAAGGTACTCCGTTTGGTGTACCGGCGATCTCCTGACGACTAGCTAATAAGGCTGCGcgtctctctctctcttctttacCTCGCTGTCTCATCTCCTCGGCGGTCATTTCTTTAGGTTTGAACTCTGGCAGTTCACTTCGTTCCACCGCAAACATTTTACTGACGTATGCGACTACATTGGCATCTTCAGATTGATCGCATCCATAAAGACCTTTCTCCATTTCGTTGGAAGCAGTAAGTGCAGTATTGGAAGCGGCTGCTTTTTCCGGATGGAGCATGAATGGTAATCTGATAGCTTGAGCATCGGACGGTGAAGGAATGACGTCGATCACAGCTTGGAAAGTAGCAGTGGAAAGGGGGAGCCACTGTTgcatgatgatattgaggaGATTTCGAGTATCTTTTGATCGTATATCTCGAGGTGTCACTCGTACTCCCAGAGCAGTCACGATCTTCTGTGTAGCCTCAGGATCGCTAGATTGGCGCACGGATTAGCAAATGCAACTAcctcatcatatcaataGCCATACCGTGCATTGTAGTAACTCACTGTTGGTTCAAAACGGTATCGTAAACTCTCCATATGTTCTCAAGCACAAATTGCACAAATAATGGCTTTAGATTTCTTCCCACCAATTTCTTCCTGCCTACTACTCTTTTCGTCTTGGGATCGAGATACCAATCTCCCCATAGGACTCTCCTCAAGTTTgattctttgatcttcaattTCTCTGCATATAATCTTGCAAATTTACCCAATCTGAACGCCCATCCATCTATTGCAGAAGCGAACAAGACGTTTCCTCGGTCAGGTGCGAAAtaaatatcttcatcttctttctcttcaaactcTTTATCCAATAgttcatcattctcttccgTGTTAATATCgttctgttcttcttgagcTGATTTTCGAGCTGCGagtctcttctccctttcttccctccaaCGTAAGTcgtcttccatcctctctgATGCGTAGAACGAACCCATCACTGCATTGACCTGCTCGATTGATtgtgagagatgatgatatgccTCTGAAGGTGACATTTGTAATTCGGTGATCAATCGGTCGATCTTGTTGATCACCAGTAATGGACGTAGTCTGTCTACCCATGCTTGCCGGAGGACTGCTATTGTCTATTGGAGAGCAGTTGTCAGTTCAAGTTGATTACCACTGTAAGACTTGTCACCAGGTGGAGTTAGATGagtaagctgacttacctgtGTACAGACACCTTCCCAGCAatctaccaataccaaaGCACCATCACATAATCTCGAAGCGGTAGATACCTCGGAAGCGAAATCAACATGACCAGGTGTATCGATGACATTACACAGATGTTTTGACGTTGAAGCTATAGCATCCGTTTCGATCAGTAAATCATGTTTCCTGAGAGCATGGTGTGACTTACCTATACCACCTGGACCAATTCTGTTCATGTCAAATCGTAGAGACACCTGTTTTTAAAGAAAGTCAGCTTATCTCGTATCAAATGAGGGACATGGATGGTAGCTTACAGCACTACTTTCCATCGTTATTCCTCTTTCCTgctcatcttctcttgaaTCGAGGAATCTCAATTTACCGGCCattcgagatgagatgatattgtTGGATGACAGGAGACTGTCCGCAAAGGACGTCTTTCCGTGATCGACATGGGCTACAATAGTGACGTTCTGGTCAAGATTCAAAGGGCATATGTTCAGCCTGAAAGTGTGGGTGGACAGACCAGAGAGACACTCACTCTGGTATTTGCCAGAGGAACGGCAAACGATTGTGACATGTTGAAGGAGCTGTTCAGAATCGGACAAGGTTGTGTCGTTGTTCTTTGTTGTATCCTGGCGAAACACAGTCTATTGATCTATCGGTCGTAAACGTATTAATCTATAGTACCTCTGACACCTTGGTGTGATGTTCAAGATTGTCTCTTTTATACCTCGATTTCTTGAACttgatcgtcatctttcTCCTACTCTTTTCTTGTCGGATCCGAGATTTCCAGCATGCTGAAAAGTGATGACATCACCATTTATTCCGTCGGAAGTGGAATTGTTTTGataatcttctctctcctgGGATGTCTCCTGGTTCGGAGACCTGCTATCATCGGCGTAGCAGCATATTCATCAAGTCAACGGAACAACGCAAGGTCTCAAGATTTATCCTTGGACTCGATAAAGCATCAGCAGGTCTTGCTGGCGCCCGGCTGTCACGCGAAGCTCTTCGGGCCTACACCACTTCAGAGGCGTAGGAATAGTTGGTAGTTCAAAAGGCCTTGCCTTCTCTTCGTCCGCTCCATCCTGACTTGCCCGCTTATCGCTTAATAGGTGAATCATCCACCATGACCTACTCTTCATCAGGACTTCCTCCACCAGCTGTTTTTCTCCATCAAGAAGCCCTCCATGCGATCCCCTTACCACCCCTCGCGTCATGGTTAATAAGTTTGCGCAAACCCGAACATCTCGTGAGATTGAACGACCTCCTGCAGCGATATAAGACACCTCAGAGTTATCATAGGGTAGATGTTAGACTGATCGAAAGCTCAGAGCTGCCACCTGGGAGTCCGGATAGTCAAGTTGAGGAATTGGGAGAAGATAGGAAAGTGAGAAAGGGGAGTAGAGACATTGTAGAGTTGGATGAAGGCAATACGTTGGAAGGATATTGGTGGAGTAGAAATGGGCAAGGTCAGCCTACGGAGCCAGTGGATCATGACCAGAGGATGACTGTCGAGGGAAATGAATCTAGGATGGacaagattgatgatgctggatcaggatcaaggcAAAATATAACGAGTCAACCTCATACGGAAACACtgaagaaagaacaggaGCGATCGGACACCAAAATGGACACAACAACGCCGTCTCTTACGCAGAcagaagaagctttgaaagccCTACGACTCCCACCTTCACCGTCCGAACCCCCTCAATCGCCTATTCCAACCTACCCCCTACCTCCGATCGGACCCACTCGTAAAGTCCGAGAATTACGCTTAGATCTACGTACATTGGACGCAGCAGCTCTGTTCGCATTGGAAACTTGGCGTAGGGAAGAATTGGGTTTGGAGAAATTGAATATGGAATTTCCAGATTCAGTGTGGTATAAAGATCCTACTCCTACACCTTCGCCTTCACCTCCGCCTAAGTCAATATATACGTCGACAGggaaaaagagaggaagacCTAGAAAACATCATACACCTATTATCGTCAATCCGGAGGATGAAATGACAGAAACGGGCTTAGGATTGCAATTTGGGGAAACAGGTGGAGAAGCTCAGAATGGTATGATGACTGAAGAACAGACTAAGGGGTATGACCACTTAGTAAACACCCCTCAAACCAATCAGGAAAAAGATGGTAATATCGGACTGCAAGGGGAGACTCAATCCACGATAAATGTTCCCGATATATTAGAAACGTTTGTTGAATTGGCtcagaaaggtgaagaggtagaaaagGTGGATGTATCACCGCctgatctggatgatgacCCGGTGCGGTCTCTAGAGGATGATCCAGTCAACCCAGAAGCAAAAACGGGGGGCGAGATGGATCTGGCGCAGCGGCAAGTCCAgaacgaggaagaggcagaagtCGGACCGTCTCGCGCTaccccatcatcaccttcaccagaTATACTTCTAAATGACATATTCaacgagaaagaagatgacgatctAGATttcgttcctcctccttcccctcctgCCAGACGTCCTAGACCTAGGAGGAATAGGAAATCTCAAGTGGACGAAAATGCAGAAGAAGGCGAGAAAGGTAGAGTGGATTTTGATATGGGCGTCGTTGAAACACACCAACatgaaagaagaacgaaGTCGCCTCAATTTATAGTGGATAAGACAAGCAAATCGAGATTAACATCTAAATCGAAATCGGTATCGGTCGAAGTTATAATGCTTCCCGAAATACCGACTAAAACTCTCGACCATGCCAAAGAACAAGCCATTCGATCACCATCGATAGAACTTTTACCGAACCAACCTGAACTACAGAAATCTGCCAAGAGACCTAGAGGATCTACCACGATGTCGGCTTCCATAGCTCTTCGATCACCGAAGAGAGCTAGGATATTCACTGATCCGCCGACGATGATATCCAAGACGAGTCCGGTAGCAAAGAGGAGAGCAGGATTTGTAGTAGAAATACCTAGTAGAAGGGCTGTTCCACCGGATAGCGAGGAcgatgtagatgatgaagaagaagaatggggaTTCCTGAGATCTTTTGGTTAGGATGGATATCATATAGTATGCTATTTGTCGTTGGTTTTGGGCatttgctgatcattctGTATATATCACGACTGTATTTACAACGTTGTATATAACAATCATGTATGTGCATGTATAATGCAGAGTATGAATGTGGGACTCTTGACCAATGAATttttgtacagtatatagACAGTAATCACCAGGCCTCATGCTTCTTTATAGCTCACGATGTGAACTAGATGGATTGCGTCGCATTTAATGATCTTGTGATAGGTTGAAGTTGATTCTGAATCATTTTATCAAAGCGACCCTCCATCTGACTGCCTCATAACCCCATCCAAAATGAATAACAGCACTAGCCAAGACCAACCATACACTTTGACCCCAGTATATCGCCACGCCAttacccaaatcatcattgtcGTCAGAGGTGACGATGTTATTGGATTGTGAGACTGCATGGCCGATTATAGCTGCTTGAGCGATGAATGATACCCATGTGAAACTAAAGacgaattgatcaaattgGTTAATTTTCACTAAACAAGGTTGAAGTTATACTCTTATGAGGTGGTTATTCTCATTAATTTGTGATTTGTTGTAAAAACATAAGAGGTAACGATCACTCACAGAAAACACACAGATAcggaaatgaaatgaatcaTAGCTAAACTATATAGCTTATCTTCATTTGGCATAGGACTTTTACGGAATGAATATCGGATAGTATAAGCATGATGAGCTCCGGTGATTAACACTAATGCAAAAGCTGTGAAAGGTTGTTAAGCGGGTCAGTGGTAGATCGAGAGTattttgtttgtttgttcgTTTGTTTGTTTCGTTACTCACCAACCACACTTGTTACTGCTACTTTACTCGTATTCAAATTGATATCATTCGGCACGGGAAACCCAAAATATCCAGAAGGTATTTGATATTGAAATCCTCTGAATATACATCCTAGTTTACCTGTTATGACGAGGTTGGAGACGTTGTAGCCGCAATAATTTTGAGAACCAAATCGTATCTATATACAAGTGAACACAGTACAATGCTTTTTGTTAGCGACTTTGTGTCTGACGCGGTAAAAAGGTCGAGAATACTCGCAGTGGTCACTTGATGAGAGGCTATAGCAACTCACCACTTGACTCTGCGTACTGACCGATACATACCATACTGAATCTGCGCCTGAGAACGCAGCTATGGCCAAAAGGACAGAAGATAGGATGGGATAGGCTAGGTGGTATGGTAAACCGACTGTTCGATCGGGTGCTCCCATCGTGGGTCTTAGTTTACTTGGTGTGTATGGCTCGGTTGAGAATATGATTCAATGAGTGAATATAGgttagaaggtgaagagtcAGTATATATCGTATGTGATCTCCAAAACGGTAAGGATAGATTTGAGCGAGCAATtcaaggagatgggatgagatttgttagattcattctcattccaagCTGCTTATACCGGTATAATGAAGATCGAGTCATTTGAGTTTTCAGCGGAGTCTCAACACGTAGATGGGGTTTTCGTCATTTTACCACTTCCTCCGGTGAACGAGTCTTCTTTCtgatgaagaaaggatggtatATCGTCGGAAGGCGCAAACTCCTTTCACAGGAGCTGTCACCTCGATTGACCGGGTGCTCAACATCTTGTTTCGATTGTGAGAGATGTGGTGAGTACCACCAGATGACATACAAACATACAGTCATGAGGTATAGGCTGCTGCAACGCTAGAAACGAAAACTTTGGTTCTGGTTGAAATGAgcaagagagaggaagaagaaaagaaagaactTGGATTAGAGTTTGTCACCCAACACGTCATTGCGATGGCCCGCCACGTGGGCCTGTGTCGTGACGTGGAGCAAAAGACAAAGTCAAAAGGATCAACGAATGAATCATCATAACCTCATCTGATCCAGTATTTTACATCTACAAACTACTCTCCACTTGATCCAGAGTAGGGAAACAGTACAAGATGAAGTTCGCCATCTCACTCTCGCTCTTCGCTCTCGCCGCTTTGGCAAGTGCAAGTAACGTCATCGATTTAGATACAAAAAACTTTGAAGAGGTAAGCCGATCTTCTGATTATCAATCAGTCAAGCAAGCTGAACGCTGATGATGTTTCAAATGGCAGTACGTGGGAGGCGATAGACCAGCTCTAGTAGAATTCTACGCTCCATGGTGTGGACATTGCAAGAATCTTGCACCGGTATACGAACAACTTGCCGATGCCTTCCCATCGGATAAAGTGGTGATTGCCAAAACCGATGCCGATGGTGTAGGTAGAGATTTAGGTTCGAAGTACGATGTCAAAAGATTCCCAACGCTCAAATGGTTCCCTAAAGGCTCGTTGACTCCTGAAGATTATTCTTCGGGAAGAGATTTAGAAGCTTTAGCTGGATTGTGAGTCCTTTCTcatccattctcatcgtcgtGCCTTTGCCCCCCTTCTCGTCGCTAATCAAATGTATCGATGTCGATCACAGTGTCTCCGAGAAATCTGGTGTAAAGTCAAAGATCAAgcctccccctcctcccgTGGCCGTACAACTTGACGCCTCCaactttgatgatatcgcttTGGATAATGATAAGAATGTCTTGGTCGCCTTTACTGCTCCTTGGGTGAGTCCAATATTCCACTTCACTACCTACTCCATCTGTTCATTATCATGCTCTGCACACCCATTGTGCACATGCCGAAATGCAAAGCTGACCCTCATCAACATAGTGCGGTCACTGTAAAAACATGAAACCAGCCTATGAGAAAGTCGCCAAAGCATTCTTATCCGAATCCGATTGTGTTGTCGCTCAGATGGATGCCGATGCTGCTCCCAACAAACCTGTCGCTGCCAAATACGACGTTCGATCTTTCCCTACCATCAAGTTCTTCCCTAAGGGATCCAAGGCACCTATCGCTTACTCTACTGGTAGATCGGAACAACAATTCATCGATGTGAGTAATCCGTTCCTCAAAACCACGTCAATATCGCCTTCGTTCGTGTGAGTTGCTAACATATGCATTTCTGACAGTTCCTCAACGAACACTGTGGTACCCACCGATCCATCACCGGTCTCCTCTCTGAGACTGCCGGTAAAGTTCTTACTCTCGATACTCTCgcttccaacttcttcagGGCTTCTCTCCCTGAGAGACCTGATGTTCTCGGTAAAGCTAGAGAATACCTCGCCACTTTGACTGGAGCCGACAAGAAGACGAACACATCCGCTGAATACTATGTCAAAGCGATGGAGAGAGTCattgagaaaggtgaaggatggttAACCAAAGAACAAGCTAGGTGAGTGGCTCATTCACCATGGCAGGCTAGAAGGCAAGAAAGTGCTAATACATCAAAATGGATTCATAGAATCGCCGGATTACTCGcctcaccttctttggcACCTACCAAACTTGACGAACTCAAAATCAAAGCCaacatcctctcttcattcGCTGCCCAGAAAGCCTCCGAGGCTGCCGATGCGGCTGAAGATATCTACGAACAAGTCGTAGATGCTGCCAAGCAAGTTCCACAACAAGCTAAAGATGGTGTGGATCAATTTGCTGATGCGGTTCAAGATAAAGctaagaagatcaaggaggagcTCTAAGAGTTGGGTGTGATGGAGACCAAAAGATGCGGACAGATGCTTGGAAAGGAATAGATAGGCTACGGGAGGATGGCAGTGGTATTATAGTGTAGTAGTGATAATGCAGCACAAACAAATCAATATATGGAATGCATATGAAAGGCTTTACAGCACCAAAATATTTCCACCTGATAGCATAATGATGGCAGCATGTATATGAAGCAGAGGATCCAATCTGGGGGGTGCCACATGTCGACACGTGGCAATGTGGAATGATGCGACGTCAGTCatagattgagattgagattgcgCGTCGATACATTTGGATagatcatcgatgaacaAGTTGGTGACTTTCAACATAATCTCATTCACTacttcaatcccatctccacATCACCCAAAATGGCCAAGAACCCAACTGCAAAGCTCCAAGAGCCCACCaaagacgagaagaagggCGAAGAGGAGGTTGCGGCTCAAGTGGAGAAACCCGTAGTTGAAGAACCAGTATTGACCgttgaagagggtgagttggCGATCCCATGTATCTCTCTGTTAGGGCAGATTATATACTGATTGCTTGCTTGTGCATTTCATATAGAAATCTTGAACAATATCACATTGATCGGTAGAGCGGTCTCGACTATAGAACCTAGATTCACCATCCGAGTTTTACGAACGTTAACTACGTtaaggaagaagttgaataAGGCTGTTTTGAAGAATGTACTCGATCAAGCTTTCCCTAAAGGATGTAAGTCCggtctctttctctttctacACGACCGTTCATATTCCTCCAAGATAGACAAGCTAATGATTCTTTTTGTTTGGTGAATTAGCTAAAACGGGTCAATCGTTAATTGCCAATTCcatattctcttctttaccttcttcctcgagCGAAGAATCAATGGAAGTTGATCCTACCGACTCAACTACAACCACTACCGCCGGTGATACTGCTGCTACCacacagaagaagaactttTCGTCTCCA
This window harbors:
- a CDS encoding protein disulfide-isomerase domain, with product MKFAISLSLFALAALASASNVIDLDTKNFEEYVGGDRPALVEFYAPWCGHCKNLAPVYEQLADAFPSDKVVIAKTDADGVGRDLGSKYDVKRFPTLKWFPKGSLTPEDYSSGRDLEALAGFVSEKSGVKSKIKPPPPPVAVQLDASNFDDIALDNDKNVLVAFTAPWCGHCKNMKPAYEKVAKAFLSESDCVVAQMDADAAPNKPVAAKYDVRSFPTIKFFPKGSKAPIAYSTGRSEQQFIDFLNEHCGTHRSITGLLSETAGKVLTLDTLASNFFRASLPERPDVLGKAREYLATLTGADKKTNTSAEYYVKAMERVIEKGEGWLTKEQARIAGLLASPSLAPTKLDELKIKANILSSFAAQKASEAADAAEDIYEQVVDAAKQVPQQAKDGVDQFADAVQDKAKKIKEEL